The Gossypium hirsutum isolate 1008001.06 chromosome A13, Gossypium_hirsutum_v2.1, whole genome shotgun sequence nucleotide sequence AGCTGGATCAGATTTTAGATTGCGACATTAAGGTTCTAAAAAGAAAGTCTATCTTTTTAGTGAAGGTGATGTGGCAGAATCATAGCATTAAGGAGgccacttgggagccagaggattcgATGAGTCAGCAGTACCCTACCTtttctaattaggtaaaatttcgaggtcgaaattttcttttagggggtagctcaaaatttaaattcttgttttttttgaatgtgtgacacacaagtgtgtatctgcttcagtggttaagtgtttggGTGTGTCTGAaaggttccaagttcaagcctGACTTgagcaaattttggtattttataaataaagcccAATCCTTGGTCATTaggattttatttaattagtggTAGAATcataacagaatgggcctgctaggCTGGTAGTTAAGGGGTGTGTTGTTAagctggaggtcttgtgttcgaaacTCTACGGTGGCAAGGGATTATTTTTGCTGCGAATTTCGGCTAAGAGTTTGTGTTTTACCGAAAGTCTGAGTAGTGGGGTAGTGGATGGAGAAAAGTGAGGGGAGTTGGGATAGGGGGTTATTAGAATTTTTCTGTTCAGTTTTCTTTTTAGCAAAATTCTATTCTCTTCTCCCTCTCCCTTTGCCTAAattccatcttttcttcctctCTCATCTTTTTCGTTGTTTTACTCAAGTTCACCTCCTTTGTTTGTGCTGCGTGTAAACTTGATCTTTCGGTAAGTTTGGGTTTCTATTGATCTTAGTGGTTCTTTTTGAATATTGgttaaagaagggttttcaactAGTTTGTAGGTGTTAATCGAAGGGCAGAATATCATTCATTGACATTCTAAGGGCTAGAATTCTCGTTGTTTAATAGTAGGTAATGGTTTTTCACTCGAAAGATGAATATCCTGTTTCGGGTTTAGTTTAATCTATTTGATAAAATGATTAACTGAGTGAAATATTGATCAAATATAGGTGCTAGAGTGCTCGGGAGTATTTAGGCATCAAAATCGATATAAGAGTGTGTACCAGGAAATACAGAAAATAGGATTCGGTGAAAAGCCAAAAAGTATTCTGTCGACGCCACACTGGcttgtggtcgcccgtgtggtaggtcgtgtgacGGAACATGGTCTTGTGGTCGACGAACTAGGTCTTGTGCGCATAACACGGCCGTGTAATGGCCAGAGAGGCTATGTGCGAAACACGGGCTAGATCAATTAGGCCGTATGGGCCACACAGGTATGTAGGCCCATACGAGTGAACCACACAAGTGTGTGGAATTCTGGGTCaggtcgtgtgatccacacgtccaaggccaatttgggccgtgtgggccacataggcgtgtgagcccaatGTTATAAAATAATCTGTAAGGTTACacaggtcacccaagtcgactatgACCTACCATAGGGTCAGTAAGCATTACTTGGACCCTTGATTATGTGATCTGACTATGAGatgtatgtattaagcatgttaCTATTAGCATGTGTATCTGACTGATTGTACGATCtgttaagttgcattttagcatgCCATATTTGTATGAcacattgcatcggggtggggtTGGTGTTATGATGGAagaagtattctgaaaggctcttaagccttttatctggcagctcagctacaattatctgattatgtgtCATATTTCGGTACAGTACGGTGTGTTgggataggtgggtcgatttaatccccacatggtgtgttgggttggatggAGTTGGTATGCAGGGCTGGTGGGCATAATTTCTGTTATTCTGCTCTGTTATGCATGttatatctgagatgggctaaggcccagtatGTATCTGATTCTGTGTCTGAGTGGACTAAGGTTCACACTAGTTCTGTAAAGGGCTCAGGCCCGAATTATCTGTTATTTGGAGATATGACTGACTTTTGCTACTGTGTATATTTTTCTGAGGGGATTACACaatgagtttgcgaaaactcaccatTTTCTGTTTAATCAGtataggtaatccctagacttgacgGATCGGTACAGCGGAGGGCTCAACGGTGACCACCACTATCGAACTGCTTATTTACAGTTTTTGCAGTTACATCGCTTATTTCTTGTTGGTATTTTATGTATGATGGACTTTGGGACTGTTTggttttaatttgagattttgaACTATTGATTATGGATTTATAAACTGCAACGCAACAAAGTATGGTTTTCccaaaacaaactaaaattttCGTAAATGAAACGGTTTTCAAAAGTTATTTGGGTTTCAAAAACTTCCGCataaaagaaatgttttaaatcaaatcaattagaACACGGTTTCCCAAATTAAGTAAAAGTTAATAATTTGAAACGATTAGAAGTCAATGCATTTTCAAAACCAttttcatgtgacatcgccagattcggccataacattcAGGCCGGGTTTGAAGTGTTACAATAATCTTACCCAAACACACTCTcgacttgcctcatgcattgcaattatttctgcatgatttgaagaagtggcagctaatgtttgctttgttgaACACTATGATATGGTAGTAcccccacatgtaaataaatatttcGTTTGAGATCAATCTTTATGTGGATCCGATAAATAACCAACATCAACATAGACAACTAATAGAGATTtagaatcatttgaataaaataacattatatCAATGGTCCTTCTTAGTTATCTGAATACTTGTTTAATTTcattccaatgtctacgtgttggaaaagaactaaatcttgctaaaCAACGAAAGTTATATCAGGTtttgtgttgtttgcaagatacatcaatgccaTTTTGATATGGTACTCCAAGACTAATAAAATCTTCATCATTTTCACAAAGACAAAATTCAATTTAACGATCATACAACCATCGAGGTACTCAATGGATGCACTTTActcatgtaaaatttctttaagatcttTCCGTATAAATTGACTGATGGACAtaaatttcatcttttaaatgctcgatttgcaagccaagacaaaacattattttttccaagatatttcatctcaaattctttctttaaatgaTTTCCTGTATTTTGAAGCTTAtcaggagttccaataatatttagatcatcaacataaacaataattatcacaaaatTCGATCCAGACCTTTTTATACAAACACATGGACAAATtagatcatttttataacattctttcaacaaagattcactaagacgattgtaccacatacatctagattgttttaatccatataaacttttctgtAGTCTGATCAAGCAAATTTCCTGAGAAATTATATATccttcttaaattttaaatcagagattttcatataaatttcactatcaagtgtaccatacaaaTATTATGTAACAACATTCATTAGACGCATGTCAAGTTTTTTAGGTACTGCTAGACTAATAAGGCATCTAAATGTGATTACACCCACCACAGAAGAATATGTCTCTTTGTAATCAATGCTGGGCCTTTGCGAAAATTCTTGTGCTACAAGTCGAGCTTTATATCTCAAGACTtcatcaattttattttgttttcgcaCAAATACCATTTATATTCTACCGACTTTACATCTTTAAGTGTTTGGACTACATGTCCAAAAACCTCACGTTTTGAAAGTGAATTCAATTTTGCTCGAATTGCATCTTACCATTTTGGccattcttttctatttttacattcctcaatagatttaggctcaggatccttattttcttttgttatttcagTGGCAACATTATAAGCGAAATTGTTGTCGACAACTACATTTTTTCggttccattattttctcatattgatataacttatcgagatctctttattttcatcattttcattttcacttttaggtacctgaatctcttcttaAGTTTTATAATCAGTTATGTCATGAGTCTCTTCAGGAACCCCCATTTCCATTATATAACCATCTTGAATGTTTGCTCATTTTCTTTTAtaaggatttttatctttggaaccaacTAGTCTTCCACGCTTCAAGtatggattactttcttttgcactaacaatttaccctattaggacatcaattagtattggagcattttcaggTGGTATGTGATATTTAATGAATCTggcagttgatttgtaaaatgaattatccGTTGAACTTTTGGTTCACATTGCTTTGTATGATAATCTTagacattgataattcattttcaaGTACTTTATTAATCCAACTTTTTATTCTCTCCCTTTAATATTGGGAAAACTAACAACTCATGTCATAACTAAATCTCgaattaatagctcaaaaatatttaataatataaggaggctcatataaatataaattctcaATCTCTTATGATGACCCAtttttgtgcgttgtggtggagcaactGGAACATTTACCGTCCATCCAAAAATTGtatgatgggaaatatttggctatTGACCAAAATTGTTATGGggagaatttataatttattgacttgatgcgtacaacatgtaaatcaatacaatctcatgctgaaataggaagttttgttctcataagtaatggtttagctattagttggaggcatttgataaacgATTGAACTAAATCgttttatgtgtgaacatgaaCTAGAAGACGTTAAACTTTTATCCCGATTGACATACAATAATTATTGAAAGCTTGGGATATAAgctcaccaacattagcaagatgaattgttttaattgcataatctgaaattaatcatttaaacaagtaaTCTCGCAAATGACAAGTTGCGAGTTAATAACGCATGTCATTATTTtttagatgcatctaccaaaatcatataatatcaaaatcatcaacatggtggatgaatgggtccatattcatttaaaaaatgcaagacattaaatctcaattttAGCCAGTGAGTTTGTAATAATCAATtatcattgagaacaagcaacacaagagaattctttaaattaaagaatcttttggttctttattaaaatgtctatatgaattctcaattaattttgcATCATATATAATCTAGGATAGTCTAACTAGTCACGCCAaatagtaaatgtatttgtatcagtAACTTCCGatttactttaacatgtttttcaattgtactaataatgtcaatataaattttGACAAGTGATAATTTTATCGtcattcttttattttgtatTCACATATAAGcaatattgtgacatttacttctAGAAATGTCTACACCAATGTGAAGTTCATAATGTTATTAActcaataaaagaaatataatttgcaaacaattatttgcaatattcacttcagggaatatgtcaaaatcttcaaatagtcaaattaatattaataatcaaaattgattgtacaatttgttatatttattacaaacattcacttcaaggagtgtgaaaaaaaaataaattcggACATTAATGTAAGCATATATCATATTCCTTACATTATTAAAGATTTGGTTCTTTAATAAAATGTCTACATATCATATATAGATAACATTCACTTAAAGGAATCATTAATTAGTATGAATCATTGGTCATTTTGTTCTAAGAATAAACAATTAACAACATTTCAAATCATTCATCTTCTTTTCATCTATTTTTCAATAATGACCAGAGGTTCCATTTTATAATTGTTACATATTGCTACATTCACTTCGAGGAATAGAGTAGAATCAGTGGaacaaaaaattcatattttgttTGGCCTTAAGAAGGCATTAGATCAATCTAAAATACTTTAAAAGCAATTTTCACCAGAGTTTTTCATCCAATTAACTAGAAAGAAATAACCAAGTCAAGCATGGAGTTTATTGCAAATCAAATGTACGGATAAAACTGACATTTAAAATATCAAACCTGATATAATGCTAGTGCCAACAAAAATTTCATAAACCATTGTAGACATGTATGAAATTTACTTCAAAATCATACATCTTATGTTCACTAAAACTTTTTCATTTATAATTGCTCATATAATTTCTCTAAAtacttaataaatataaaatatataaactaccTTTAAAAACTTTACGAAAGTAATAAGTTTCCTAGGGTTTTATAGTAAGAAAATATAaggtatttataaaatcaaaccaCACGATTTGTTTTAATGCTTCTTATCAACTAAAAATTGGTTAATACAAACGAGATTCATAGAAATGCAAACGATCAAACTAATATAGTAATTctcaatttttaagtttatgaaaatgttttcaaccaaaataattcaagaattaaaaatgacaacaattaaacttgaaattcaatattaAGACCAGCCTAAAGATCAATTTAGACATTCCTCAAAATGTCTTTAGAACTACGCATGTATGAGTATTGAAAAATCTCAATTGTATAACCAAAATAATAAGAGACATTAAagaaacataatttatatttgaactaaatcaaatttGAACAATCATAAATTTCATAGGTTTATCAACATAAATTTACATACTAATATATTTTTAACCaaatacattatttaattataaaacctactatagcagcataaaaaaattaatcaatattcattttcatAAACAAATAAGATGTTTGAAACCATAAGCAACCCATGgaactaaaacttaaaataaaatcatctcaaatatttaaaccatatatcaaattaatttaatatctaaGGATGCTATTATTGAGAAAAATTGTAAAGATAGAAATCTAATTAAGTTGATGTATTTTTCTTGTGCAACGAAgtcttgatgattttatcaacaaGTAAGCAAATTTAAACTTCAATAGTagactttgaatccaatcaaaatttatcaatagcAAACTTGGAGAATGGatcttatttcacaatttcatataGATAGCGATATCAAATCCTTCACCATCcttaataacataaaaataaaataagttaatcaaaataattataattgatcattaattagctaaaaataatcaaatatgaaacattaaataaaagaaacttcctaCAAAAACTTTGCATCTTGCCATCTAAGATTTTAGAAATCATGgagaataaatttgatcatcaataaaaggaactatcactttgagtAATAttgtgctgataacgtgttataaaataaagagagatagagagagtaaagaacaaagaaaatatgtgAAGCAATAGTGaatatattttattgatcaatgggatgattacaatgcttcttcaaaatctctatttataggcataagcaGTATAAATGAAGTCGAAATCTgattctaatgactattagaatttaaagtacatcaaaacttatcttaatcTTGGTGAATattcacttaataagatattcataacatatacaacttaattaaaattttagatcaagtttttaagcttaaataaacacATATAGGCATGCAAACCGAACCTGTTCAAGCAAAGAAAATgggttttcttaaattaaaatttcttttatttaggtttgagggtttttttttaatttggacatggattgagtttattttaagtttGGATTTGATAATatatgggtaaactataaaattggtcacttttgtttgtcttgaATTACATTTTAGACACTTATGTttaaaactttacattttagttgCTTATGTTATTGTATTGTtatgaagtggtcactctactgttaaattccgttacctccctaacggcagtcctacgtggcagtaaaatgggttttaaatgccaacttagatgTCCTATGTGGCCGTCCaaattaaatctatttaattAAAAGCCTATTTCATTTCAACAACTGAACATCCAAATTGGCATTTGAAACTTATTTGGACTACCATGTAAGACTGCCGTTAGGGAGATAGCGGAATTTAACGGTAGAGTggtcacttcgtaacaaaatgataacattaagtgactaaaacataacatttcaaacataagtgactaaaatgtaatctaaggcaaacaaaagtgactatttttgtagtttacccaaaatatATTTGGTCGTGAATTtggctttaaaattttaataattatagatTTTGTCACACCAATAATGTACGTGAAAGgaattgttttatgtttaaaatttatttaacaatgaatataggggttgatgatgaatttatattttttaatactattaaacacatgttgaatccttaaatttataattattttatttaaagatgatatagaaatataaaaaagataaaattactatggtaataatattaattataatttttttaaaaatgaatatcATAACTGGAAGTATTAGATTAGATTAGATatataaataaagtaattataaattcaattgtaaattttaaaatcaaatcgaCCCTTTGATTTAACCTCTCACATTTATTTGTGCCAACTTTAAAATTACCTAGCAAAAATGCATTTTTGGCTACAGTGCAAATACCTATTCAATACTTATACCAATATTGTCCTGTCTGTTAACATCTGAGCGTTGCTCAGTTGTGCTGGAACCTTGAAGCACTTGGCCTGCCACTTTTACTTACTACGCTACATCGCTTTGAAACAGAACCAAGTGAACCCTGTTATGAATCAACTTGGCGGTGGTGGACATATGCCTCAACTGCCACTGGTCATTCCATTTTCATCTTTTGATTAAATATCACGTTTGAAGTGTTTGGTCAAGTCAACCACCTTAATCAAAAGCAAGAAACACCTTACCCAAAACACACAAACATATGAGCTCGCCTTCGATTGTTCCTAAGTACTCGTGTAAGAGACCCACCATGACTTCATAATAACACCTAGAGGATGAAGAAGCTCAAAAGAAGCCTATAAAAATACCTCCCAAGAGAGGGGGATCAATCTATTACAGCCCATATGTTTCTTGGAATCATTTAACAAACTTCAGATAAGCCCAGAAAATGTAACATATATTACATGAACAAAACAACCACATGTTAAGGAAACTGATACTCCTTAGAACTCAAATCAAAGTCTGTTCTGTTTTGCTTCATGTCCTCATTTCTAACACAATTTTGTAGTATATTGAAGAAACGCAAaggaaaaaaaacagaaaaaaaaagcaaagatCAACTCTGAGAGTCATAGTGTTAACAGTTTTTGTGACCCAACCCAATCTGCAAACCACCAATTGTGGGATTAACACAGGTagaaaaccaatcaaaatttcttGCTGCAAACGATGCAATGCAAGCATGTAAGATAATGATGaagaataaatgaaaaacaatGTACAGCCTTGGTTTCCAAGCTTTGACACCTCCATCAAAACACACAAAAAGAACTCAATCGTCGGCTTTAACAAGACTATCTTCTATATGTCGTACGAGATCAACATCAATATCCCCATCCCCATCACCGTCACCATCTTCATCACCATTGTCCACGCCCAAGTCCTCAACTTTGGCCTCATTTTCTTTTCTGGCCTTTTCCTTACGAGCAACAACGAGTAGATGTTCGAGGGATTCCCTTGCCCGTTTTCTTGCAAGCGCCGCCTCCCTTACCTTCCTGTCAGCCTCGGCCCATGCTACGGTAACGGCCTTCCCCATGGAAAAGGAGGCAATCTTGGCAGCGCAGAGCAAAGCGTGAGCGAGCTTCTTGTCGATCTTGTTGTCCTTGAgaggaaagaaagagaaagaagagTCCTTACAAGGTGGGCAGAGGTAAGAGGTGAGAACGGTGTCGCCTGCGCAGTGAGAATGGGTGAGGGAGCAGCAATTGGAGCAGTTGACACGTTTGGAAGGATGGGGTGGGGAGCCGCCGTAGAAGGTAAAGCAAGCAGGGCAGAACGAGGAAGGGTGGAGGCGGAGGACACAGGCAGTGCAAAGGCGGCGTAGGATGCCTAAGTGGCGAACTTGGTGGATAAAGAAGGGAGAATGGCCACTGCAGTTGCTGCATTCTTTGGatagtaatggattgttgagtttgCTGGCGGCGGCGGTGGGGAGGGTCATGCCAATATTGCCATTCCTAGTACTCAAACCAGTAGCCATGGTGATCGAGGACCCCCTTCTCTGCCCTGCCCTCCTCTGGTTTGAGTCTTACAAtgtttagtcttttttctttgtTAAAACTATATTTAGGGTTTATTGTGTTTTAAGACTCATTTATTATTACTTACAAATATATACCAACTTTAAGTTCAACCATGCTGTCATTGGCATGGTTTaggtttaatataattattataatttatagacaatatttaataatattttcaggttttttttttttaaaaaaaaccctgcCCTATGACCTTAATTAAATTCGAAATCAAATCTCTAAATAATCGTTTTAGTCTTTTACCGTTCAAACTCAACCAACCTTTTATCATTTGTCATACACATTTTTCTGATTCTGTAGCAAAACTAAGGTTGTGTCTTCTTATTGATTTAAATACCTTTAGTACTACAGCCTCTAATGTCAGCTCTCTATATATTGCTTACTCATTACACAAAGCAAGCAAGTTTACAGCTTCTTTTGACTTCCCTCCATCTCAACATCCCCTACATTACAAGAAGCAGGTGCACCAAATGAAGAGCATTTCCACTGTATCTCATCCAAATACCATCTTTCCACCATCAGAGTTTCTTTTAGCTTAGCACATCCGTGGTTCACAAACTTAAACCAATCAATCTCTTCCTCAATATGCACCGACAAAAGATGATCAACTTTATGGTATCATTTATTACCTTCCAATCAACAGAGGTATAAATAGCTAGTTTAACCAACCATTAGTTTCCCTACTGATCACTGACATGTTCAATGACCAGAGCAGCCATTGCCCTCATCACTAATATAAACGCCGTTGCTTGCATGTACAGTATGTGATGCACTTGATCCTTAATGTGATCCCTATAAAACACCAACATATAAGAGGAATAATTGGTCGAATGGCGATATCAACACACTTTCAAGAAAGGAATAAAATCGACGGCTATTGCCATCCACAGAATTCTGCTAACAAATCAAAAATATTTCATCACATATGCTACAGAGCAATACGAGGGGACACAGATGGGTGAAAATGCAGAATATCCGCCAACTGGCTCATGTAAACCCTACAAAAACTTGTAGGTTCTAGTGCAGCACAGATATAATAAGCATGTGTTATACAAACAGTCGAACATTCTTCTTAAAGCTGCATGTAAAATTGCACATAAAAATGCTAAATACACAAGCCGTCTATTAAAAATAGGCTCTCTCCACAGAAACCAGTCTTAGATCAAATATGGAATCGAATGAAGCAATGCCACTATATTGATGTATTCAGTATCACTGATGCAAGCTTTAAAGAACAGAACACGAATACTCAATACGTACAGTTTACAACAATTTACAAGAGCTCTTTGCAAGTGGCCTTGTTGTGTCCAAGACCCTTGCACTTACTGCACTGGAGTTGGCGCTTCATTGCCTCCTGTAATCCAACTTTCTTTGTGGTAGGCCGACCTGGTGGACGACGTGTTGGTGGAGTTACAGTCATTACGGCTTCCGAATAATCATTCTGCATAGCCCAGTCCATATCTGGAATAGGCTTGACAGATTCTGCATAGGTTAATCTGTAGCTCTCAGTTGAAAAGTATCTTGAGCAATAATCATAAGGGCTTCGTCCAATGCAATTGATAACAGCAATAGCATGGCAGCATGGTAAACCAGTAAGTTGCCAACCTTTACAACTACAATCCCAACCATCCATGTCAACCACTTCAGTGGACTCACCTTGAACCTCAAATTCGCTACCAGTAGTCAGTTGCACTTGAAGGGCACTGACTTTCAAGCTCTCCTTTTCCAGCTTTTCCTCCATGGATGGAGTCAGCCTTGTTAACCACTGATCAGAATCGGTCCTACGGAAATAAATTAACTCCATAATCTCTCCCCGTATGACATCAACCATCTGTGTTATAGGTAATTCATCTGCATCTGATGCCCAGCTGTAAAAGAGTTCACCAAAGTTTGATTTCATATGGTTATATCTGGCACCCTGGAAAAGTGAATTTGCCCAATTCTGGGGCTCACTTTGCATGATCCAATTGTAAGCTTCCAGTGAAAGACTTTTGATGCCCTCAGTAATCTTATGAAACTCTTCAGGTCTAGGTGCAAAAGCTGCACGATAAAGGTCTTCAATCATGATACCTTTAACATCACGAGAAAACTGCCCTTTCAAGTCTCTAATGAGTTGCTCAGTTAAATAGTGCAGACAATAACCATGATAGGAATCCTTGAAAATTTCAGAGATTGACTCCCGCAAACCCTTCTGTCTGTCTGCAACAAATGTTAGAGGACAAGATGTTGACAGAGCTGATTTTAGTTGTGATAAAAACCAATGCCAATTATCATTGGTTTCTGCATCTACAAAAGCAAAAGCAACAGGAAATACAGAGTCATTTCCATCTGCAGCAGTTGCTGTCAACAATATGCCTTGATATTTGGACTTCAATGGTATGCTATCAAGGAAAAGGAGAGGCCTGCAACCTTGTACGAAACCGCTCAAAGAGGCATGGAATGCGATGAAGAGGCGTTGGAAACTCGAGTCTTCCTTAGTGGTGAATGTAGCAAGACTGCCAGGATTGGTCTCCATTATCTTGTCACACAAAAATGGCAACTGACCATATGCATCCTTATATGAACCCTGAAGCTGCTCCTTGGCAATTTCTTTCCCACGCCAAGCCTGGCAGTAGTTCAGTTGTATTCCATATTCTTGTTTAATGTCATTTACAATGTCCTTGGGTTTGTaatctggaaaaattttcaacttcTCCTTGATAATACTGGCTACCCAGCTTTGATGCCCAACTGTCACAGCGGACCCTCCACAAGTATGTGTTGGATTCATCGTCTTGATACATATACTAAGCTGAGTGGCCGACAACCTTGATGCATGAATTCTCCAAGGGCAACCTTCAGCTTTGCACTTAACAGTCACACGATGGCTATCATTCTTTTTATACTTAAATGCAAACTGATGTGCAATGGCATATTTACGCAATGTCTCACGAAATTCATGAACAGTACTGAATCTTTGCCCCACCCCTGTAATTGTATCCTGCCACTGCTCAGCAGCTTTAGCATGCTTCTCATAGGGAACAACAGAAAGAGGACGAACAGACAAAACCTCAGGTGGCAAATTAAAGTGTGCATCAATATGGTTGGGGCCATCAATATCAAGAGGGGCACCAAGAGGAATATTGGGTTGAGTGGTATCATCCACAACATCTAGAGGTAACTCAAGTGGAGGCACTGCTTCAGACAAAGTTGTTCTACTTGACCTGTAAAAACACATTCT carries:
- the LOC107893501 gene encoding uncharacterized protein, yielding MATGLSTRNGNIGMTLPTAAASKLNNPLLSKECSNCSGHSPFFIHQVRHLGILRRLCTACVLRLHPSSFCPACFTFYGGSPPHPSKRVNCSNCCSLTHSHCAGDTVLTSYLCPPCKDSSFSFFPLKDNKIDKKLAHALLCAAKIASFSMGKAVTVAWAEADRKVREAALARKRARESLEHLLVVARKEKARKENEAKVEDLGVDNGDEDGDGDGDGDIDVDLVRHIEDSLVKADD
- the LOC107893500 gene encoding uncharacterized protein, with the protein product MATKKIIAICQSGGEFQTENDGSLSYRGGDAHAIDIDDQMKFSDFKMEVAEMFNCSFGAMSIKYFLPGNRKTLITVSNDKDLERMIKFHGDSITADVYIVMEENGADDVSNMSDSRSSRTTLSEAVPPLELPLDVVDDTTQPNIPLGAPLDIDGPNHIDAHFNLPPEVLSVRPLSVVPYEKHAKAAEQWQDTITGVGQRFSTVHEFRETLRKYAIAHQFAFKYKKNDSHRVTVKCKAEGCPWRIHASRLSATQLSICIKTMNPTHTCGGSAVTVGHQSWVASIIKEKLKIFPDYKPKDIVNDIKQEYGIQLNYCQAWRGKEIAKEQLQGSYKDAYGQLPFLCDKIMETNPGSLATFTTKEDSSFQRLFIAFHASLSGFVQGCRPLLFLDSIPLKSKYQGILLTATAADGNDSVFPVAFAFVDAETNDNWHWFLSQLKSALSTSCPLTFVADRQKGLRESISEIFKDSYHGYCLHYLTEQLIRDLKGQFSRDVKGIMIEDLYRAAFAPRPEEFHKITEGIKSLSLEAYNWIMQSEPQNWANSLFQGARYNHMKSNFGELFYSWASDADELPITQMVDVIRGEIMELIYFRRTDSDQWLTRLTPSMEEKLEKESLKVSALQVQLTTGSEFEVQGESTEVVDMDGWDCSCKGWQLTGLPCCHAIAVINCIGRSPYDYCSRYFSTESYRLTYAESVKPIPDMDWAMQNDYSEAVMTVTPPTRRPPGRPTTKKVGLQEAMKRQLQCSKCKGLGHNKATCKELL